The region GTAAAAAAAGTACTAATGAATGTACTTTGAAATGGTTATGGGTTaaagttgaaaaaaaattaacCACAAAAAACTCATTATTTAGTTTCATATCATGGCATATATTCCTTGGTAAGAAAACCTAGTTAGAATTCCACTTTTCATTTAGGGATACCTCCAAATGAAGGGTGGTAGGCCATTGTACAATTCCAATTTATTCATTTACTTACTCACTCCCACTGAGAAAAGGCTGACCCTTGGCTTTTAAGTGTCAAGTGCCCCACTCTTAATTACCTAACAAACCCATTTCAGAGTGCAGATCCAAGACCATTGGGCATCACCCAGAAAAATTGAAGACCCCAAAATGAAAAGACATAAAAACATTGACTAGGATTTTCTACCACCCAATAAGAGTAGGGTAGCTGAGATGATTCTGATAATCTCACACATCTTAAAACAATGCCATTAATTCTCATAAGAGCAGTTCAAAATGGAGTGAGCAAATCATTATAGCTCATCTGATTTTACTGTCTTCAATTGAATAAGGAGTTCCATAACTCATTGTTCCTCAAATTTGTAcctttttgttttctttcttgATTTGTTTGCTAAGAAAAGCTGGTATTTTGCTCATGTCTGGTCTCAATCCATTGATTGTATCCAGCTGATGTGTCTCAATCCCTTGttacaaatatatattaaaaaaagtttTATTAATTGATCTTGATACATAGAGTAGAcctattatttttcttcttttttttgatATATATAAAAgctaaaataataaacaaaagattacatacaaaaatttaaattaaaaaaaatgaaagctTAATCTCAATTGTATGACATGAAAACAACCAACACTTTATTAATAAACTGATTATGACTTTGAAGAAACTAtggtaaaaattttatttttgaaattttttaaacataatttttatttttgcttttttatttttaaaaaataaaaatatgtttggtaactatttttatttttattttaaaaaaataaaaactaataaatacgtttgataacttttatttttattttttgtttaacaatataaaataagaTGTTGatttgaaaaagagaaaaaaacaaaacaaaaagtcAAAAACagtttgaaagtgaaaaaattttattttcaaaatttaatgaattttaattacaaatttttaaaataataaataaaaatagaattagcAACTActattttgtatttaattttcaaatttttaattaattaaataaaatttatttttttaagttttaccaAACAACTCCATGCCATtgaagttttatttttttttaccatCTAATACTTATACACATCAGTGTAGTTGCAAATAAAATAGAGAGAAATTAATGATTTCAAGATATTAATTCTTGAAGGGGCCAATTACTGGTCCTGAAAGAGTACAATTTGGTTGACATTTTAGTGTATTTTATTAAAGAGATTTTACATTGGATGTGGGAgagtagtatatatataaaaactgcATTTAAAATCCAAACTATTCTTAAATCTCCAGGGCATTTTGCATATTATGAGGGGATCCTACTATTTGATTATAAATTGGGAGTCATTTCTCTTTTTTCaacatataaattaattaaggtatatatattaattaattttgaggCCGTTTTCCCATATTTATTAGCTCCTTTATTCATTGACAActatcaaggatttttcaacctgTCTTTATTTTAGTGAATAGGGTCGATTTTGCTCATAGCCAGCTTGGCTTATAATTAGTACTTTAGAAAGTTCTTTAAATAAAAAGTGTAATTATTAATAAAAGGTAATAGAAAAGTTCAAGTCACTTCCAAAATTAGTGATTTGTAAACATGTGATAAAATGGGTCAGTTTATTATTAACATGTGGCAGTGGCACACAAATCTCCTGCGtggtttatttctttttttttttttttttaaatacaaaagtTTAATAATAGCCAAAGATCTTAGAGGATTTGTGAcagagtaaaaaataaaaaaagtttctGTGTAGTCATCATTATGCCAAAGAATTGGCATTTAATTTGGCTATCATGGTCTTTGACTCAAGGCATGATTTATGGTtcttagaaaaataataaaaaaaataatagatgAACAATACTGGTCAAATTCTcaagtttttttttctcttctcaaaACCCATTTTGATTTTAGTTctttttgttattattatcaatacaaAGATCATAAGTGTGGTGAAAATTACCATAGTTTAAGCCATTTATCATGCCTTTAATTGGCTCATATCTCAATCTAGGATCATGCTATGTTTGCTCAATCCACTATTATAGAATGCTCTCATGAAAATAATAATTTAGTAGGCAGCTTGAACCATAAAATTAGACAAAGATGAAGAGTATCTTTATGCTAAAAAAAGTGACTAATTAATACGATTGAGACATAAACTCAAGTAGTTTGACAAAATTGAAGAATGAAGTAAAATCACCCCTAAGCAGAAAGTTAGGTGaatcatttttattttgaatACAAAGTGAAGAATTATTAGTAATCTGAAAGAAATTCATGCATGAATGGAATGGTCTTACTGCCTCTTTTTACTAATGTGCATGAGCACTGAAAAATATTGAGGAGACTCTGATAATGATGCTAAGATATCATCGTGAGACACTTCAGTCCATATTCGGTGCAAGTGTTAGAGCATTGAGATGACATTTCCTTAGTATGAGAGGATGGACTCCTACACTCGTTGAGCTCCTCCTATTCTCTTAATATTTTAGTATTGACTAAACTCCACTCTAGGGCTCTTAGCCATATCATTATGTCCCAAACATTCTCTCCAACCTTGACACTTTATTTGgtatcaaaaactatttttactCCAATCGCAACACTAAAAACTACacacaaaaaaatattatttattattatattatttttttaaataaattgaatattctttttattattatattaatttatcaaaatcatcacaattattatatctaattaatattttaaataaaactactcaTTAATTACATGACAATAATACTATATAATGAGAATGTGATGTTTAATGTTGAAAGTGATTTACTACCTAAGAATCTAGATTATTGAAGAAGTAAAACAAGATTTAAAGAAATAACAAAGAGCAAGTAAAAGAATCACACCAagcaatttttacaaggttcaccacTACTCAAAGTAATGGCTAATCCTTGGGACCTAGTCCAGAAAAAGAATTCCACTAAGTTATAAAATGCAAGTTCTACACAGTATCTCTGATTTTACAACCAATCTATACTTGTCTCTCTTGCAAAATTCCTTAGCTTGATCTATTTGAATCTTTACACTTGAACTCTTGCAGATCTAACTTTCTTCCAATACTTAGCCTGAAGAACAACACTCCCAGCCATGGATGAACACGCTCTGAAACTCAAGTTCTTCAACTTGTAAAAGAAAGACAACAAAAACAACCCATACGAAAAACCCCCAAAACTCACAAAGCTGAGAAAAAACTAATTAACTAACTAGAGATTTGAGTTCTAACCAACTCAAATACCCAGCCACATTCAAAACAGAAAATTGTTAGGAAAACTAATTAACTCAGCACACCCAAAAACTCGAAACCTAAAAACACAGTCAATTAAACATAACAGACACATTAAACTAAGCCACGTAAGCAACAGACAATTATGACAATATCAAACTTCCAGATGCAACTGGCAAAGTAGCAAATGACCGAAATAATGTCAAAATACAAAATACAGATGCAACTGAAAAAGTAACAGATGAATCATGAAATTTCCAAAAAACAAATTACACAAAGTAAGACACTTACAAATgtgttcaattttaatttttttaatgtgtctttaaatttgtaatgtttgtattgtgtaattttaaaaaaaatacaaatatttaataatgttttatttaaattttaattaaaaaataataatttgtggtATATACAATTTAATCTCCACATAATAAACTAAattctaaattatatatataataatataaatatatatatataaataataatataaatatatataataataattatatataataaaataatgaaagaaaaaaaaaaaaaaaagaataccgTGTGCTACAGTACATGGCATATATGTTGTGTACTGTAGCAAACACAGCAAATTAGATATGTATATAATGCTACGTTGGAGTGTCTCCTACACCgaatataatttttttgtgaCATACTGGAAATAGCCTAAGGCCTCTAATAAGTTCCTTCAATCCAACCTCCGCAACCAAATAGGTATTGCTCTCTCTTTATCTATAAATTGTAATTAACTTGAACATCCTTAATTTTGGTTATGTTGGCATGATTTTTAAAGCACTTCCAAAGCCAAAATTATTTTGGAAAGTTGTTTGGGTGAATTTTAAAAAGCATTGTTTGTAATTGAAAGCTCTTCTTGAATAAATACGTTATCATTAGCTTCTTTAGGAGGCtcttttgaaaagaaaaaaaaacaagataagttttttttttttaacttggcACACTTGGTGCTAAATTGAGGCCTAAGATTTTCAACATTAAAAGATCTCTTGAATTTGGGTCCCACTCGTTACTCAAACCTCCATGCTAGATGTCTATTTTTAATTGATAAATATATCTTTATTAATTCTAATAATGAGCTGACATGTATTTGCTGagtcaacaattaacaaaaaaaacagaaataataaaattcctgtttttgagtattttttacgcaataagaaaaaaaatgggtATATAACTAGAACAAAAAGCATACATTGAGTAATTATGACACCAATTACCCCTTATTTATTTCTAGATATAATTCTTTATTTGATTGATCAAATTTTCACAGCAAAAACAAAATGTGAGCATAGGCCGAGATAACCATTTCGGCCTCGGCCTATGTTCACCAAGTAACCATTTTGTATAGAAAGCATAGGCCGAATCAAGAAGGTGCAATACACTATGATACACAAGTTACCAAGCAAGAGAGAAGACAAAGATGTTTAATAGTAGTGTATATATCCACTAAATTCCATGTAAGATATAGTTTTAAAGACAGAAATTTCGTCAAGATCCATACATGAGCAGATAAGGGACAAAGAAACAAGGCATGAAGTGTATCATCAAAATCCCAACTCCAGCAGTAACAAGATGCAAGCAAGGGACATGACTGTTTTGTAAAGATAGTGTTTTTGGAAGGATGCCATGAAACACACTCCAAATGAAAAGCTTTACTTTCCTTGGCAATTCTAAGGGGCCATTGAGAATTCCACCAAGTTGACAAGGGAGAAGTCAAAGATGAGGAGGGTTTTTCCAAATATGTAGTTGCCAACAATAGCAATCTAGTGAAGCAACCCTACTCAATGCAATGGATTGGATCAATTGAACATAATTGGTAAAAGCATGGTTTGTAGTAATGAGTCACTCCTAGTGCCATCGAAGCTAACTTGTAATGGAGTGTAGGTAAACAAATGAATATAAAAAACATGGACAATTGGGAATAAGTGAAATCAATCATGAATGAGCAAAATAATAAGAATAACTGTTAGAATATAGGAAAGTGAAATGAAAACCCCATCATGAAGAACAACCAAACAAAAGGTACCCAAAAATAAATGAAATTCACAAGTGCCATAATACCTCCATTTCAAAAAGGGCGTTCCTAACATCATCCAATGTAAACAGAGAATCCAATAACTCGAACATACCTGGAAAAATGGAGCTATACATTCATTCTTTTTATTGTCACCATAACAAGGTTCAGAAAATATATGGTTTTGCTCACAAGTATAAGGAGTAAGTGAAATACAAGATGTcaaatgaaaaacaaagtgcAGTGAATGTATTATGATCACATATGTGATCAGATTGTGATTCACAACTACATGGTTAACCAAATTAGCTGTAGAGGATCATCGTTGTCATTAAAATTGCTTGACAATACAAAAGAAAAACTTCTTGTGTGCACAAAAGATATGAACACAACTTGGTCAAAACTTCGTGTGGAGAACAGGACAATATGTATATGAGTAACACCAAAATTTTACTATTTAAATAATTCCAAGGAAGATTACAACACCTGTGAAATTCTTGACataaaaaaggaaataaaataaaatggacCATCTAGCTGCAGTTACAAAAATATTTCCAATCTGTTCTCTGCATTCTAATTCATCATATCTATTAGCTCATTGATGTGATCCTCACGATTGCCAGATTCTCCCCCATCCTTGTACACTTTCTTTATCCCTTTTAAACCCCCTTGGGGCTTGTTAAGGACAAAGGGAAATAGAAAATGAGCAACTTCCTTAAAATGTGGACCAATATTAGCAATTTCATGCACAAGATCTTCTATGCAAAGAATTCCATGTTGCCCAAGTGCCTGCCAGATAAGAAGACATGGTAAAAGTTAGAAATGGTGTTTAATGTAGATAATcccccaaagaaaaaaaaaatagagcagTTGAATACCTGCTCAATGACATTGTTATCTGTTAGAGGTACCCTCTGCTTGTCTACTTTTCCAAAACCTTTCTTGTGAATCAGCTCCTTCACATTCTTTAGGTTAGGATACCTTCAAAGGCGCAAGAAATATAATTAAAACAGTGAACAGTGAGTGTAGCAAGCATAGCATTCAACATCTGAAATACTACAAAGCTAGCCAAATGAAAAATGAAGAATTTTAGTCACATACCCATAAGTAACATAGGGCTCCACCCTTTGCAATTTTTCAATTACTGAAGCATTTACTTTCACAAAGACGGCACTGAACACTTTCCTCAACCTCAAGTTGTATAGGGTCTTCCTAACTGCTGGATGCATGTCATTTTTTCTGGTCAAAGACAAATGGTATAAACATAAGAGAACAGTTAATAGAAAGCCAGACAAGAATCTCATACAATAATGTTGAAAACCTACCCTTGTATGCGGATGATGAAAAGAAGCTTCGACTTTGGAGTCACAAACTCGGGCCTCTTTTTCTTTAACCGGTGTCTCATCCGGACAAGGTCCACCTCCTAAATAGAAATAGCATATAAGAATGGTACTCAGTAATTCAATCAACCAAGAAAAGGTCATTCCATGATCAAGGTCGTCAATAGTTCTGATGTGTTTGTAGCTATCATAGCTCATCATACCATGATCCATCTTTTTGGGAAAAAAAAACCATCTATGGTTTGGTACTCAGGAACAGGAACAAATAGATATAAACTATATTTGCATGCTTCTATTTATCACTTTTGCAGTAGACATACATAGATGCTTCAAAACTTGTTTCTTATTAACGAAAAAAATAATGATGCAAGCACATATCAATATTGTATCTCGTTAGGTGTAGCTGTGTTAGAACATACAGAGCTAACTGAATCAGACACCAACTAACAAAATCTGCATGTGTAGTATACctcaattaattttgataatttacACCAGGGCAATCTTAATAAGTTGTCAAACTCATTGTCTAGTAGCAATACATTGGTTCCCCAAAATCCTAATATAAAACTAAACTCTAAATCACATTGAATGATGAGCTCCAAGCCAAAATAATCCCTTCATATTGTGTGATTTCGTACATAGAAACCAAATTCACAACTTTAGGTATTTCTTTTTTAATCTTGAACAAAACATATATTATTCAAAACACATATTAAAGCACTTTTGTACaagtacaaaaatatatataaatatacaaatattgtTTACCCTGTAGCGAAACTCTTTGACAAACTCCTCAGGCTTTTTGATATACTCCTGCTTATCTTTTTTGCTAGCGTGTTTCCTGAGCTCCAATTGGGCTTTCCTCCTGAGGGCTACTTCTTCATTGGTTTTCCTCTTCTTCAAAATTGTCTCTGGAATATATGACAACGCCTTTACTTCCTCTTCCGCCATTTTTCTCCCTATTTAAATAATACCCACATAATAAAAATCAACAAATTTAACAACCATAGACAAAGAGTTGCCGAAATAAATATCATTACACAACCAAACAACTCAATCTAAATATCTTATCTTTCAGCAAACAAAGTGTAATACAAAACCTATATAAATTCAAAAGATCAAAACAACATCACAAGTTGAAAACAACATTAGACGTCTGAAATAAGTTCTTAACAACACAAATAACAAGTCTTCAAGAAGATACCTAATCAAAATTACCCTTTGCTTCCTTTCCTACTGCACCGTGAGTCGTGAGACTAAGAGTGTGATGGGAGAGGAAGAGGCCGAGATAGATGGTGGCAGGCGGCGCTAGGCGGGTGGTGGCCTCTGGTCTGTGAGAGAA is a window of Humulus lupulus chromosome 4, drHumLupu1.1, whole genome shotgun sequence DNA encoding:
- the LOC133831456 gene encoding large ribosomal subunit protein uL30z, which produces MAEEEVKALSYIPETILKKRKTNEEVALRRKAQLELRKHASKKDKQEYIKKPEEFVKEFRYREVDLVRMRHRLKKKRPEFVTPKSKLLFIIRIQGKNDMHPAVRKTLYNLRLRKVFSAVFVKVNASVIEKLQRVEPYVTYGYPNLKNVKELIHKKGFGKVDKQRVPLTDNNVIEQALGQHGILCIEDLVHEIANIGPHFKEVAHFLFPFVLNKPQGGLKGIKKVYKDGGESGNREDHINELIDMMN